One part of the Aspergillus luchuensis IFO 4308 DNA, chromosome 5, nearly complete sequence genome encodes these proteins:
- a CDS encoding terpene synthase family protein (COG:H;~EggNog:ENOG410PJ29;~InterPro:IPR008949;~PFAM:PF19086): MSHQEDKENVKAVHEIFSSDDPESIESETVFGKLLVPFVREYLRYDYKRGIPVLRGWKTWLELDHTNENNFSTLDDYITYRLVDIGMWAYPAMAVYHMQLDIKPEQMDSLKQVFFLMEKAIIFTNDYWSWPKEAANSRRGSKRVMNAVLVVMRELQIDDCEDARKIVKEKAIGYEKELLRLRNQLFSPEYQPPLTSDMRSYVDAHLWMVSGNNLWSSTCPRYHSQKVH, from the exons ATGTCCCACCAAGAG GACAAGGAAAATGTCAAAGCTGTGCACGAAATATTCAGTAGCGATGATCCAGAAAGCATCGAGTCAGAAACAGTCTTTGGGAAGCTGCTAGTTCCATTTGTACGGGAGTACTTGAGATACGACTACAAGCGCGGCATTCCGGTGCTCCGCGGTTGGAAAACCTGGTTGGAACTAGATCACACCAACGAAAACAACTTCAGTACACTTGATGATTACATAACTTATCGCCTTGTGGATATTGGAATGTG GGCATACCCGGCCATGGCCGTCTATCACATGCAACTTGACATCAAACCAGAGCAGATGGACTCCCTCAAACAGGTCTTCTTCCTTATGGAGaaggccatcatcttcaccaatgACTATTGGAGCTGGCCAAAAGAAGCTGCCAATTCCAGGAGAGGGAGTAAGAGAGTCATGAACGCTGTCCTGGTGGTTATGAGAGAGCTACAGATAGACGATTGCGAAGATGCTCGCAAGATagtcaaggagaaggcgatTGGGTATGAGAAGGAGCTTCTACGCTTGCGGAACCAGCTGTTCTCGCCTGAGTACCAGCCTCCTCTCACCAGTGACATGCGCAGTTATGTGGATGCACATTTGTGGATGGTTTCCGGGAACAACCTGTGGAGCTCCACATGCCCTCGGTACCATTCGCAGAAGGTTCATTGA